The Deinococcus terrestris genomic sequence GCCGCAACACGCAGGCCAAGATGGAGCTGCGCAAGTATGACCCCGTGGCGAAAAAGCACGTCGTGTTCAAGGAAAAGAAGGTCTGAGTCCCTGGCCGGGTCTGCCTCTTTCGGGGCAGTGCCCGGCCCTGGCTCTGACCCTTCGCCCCACGTCATGACGGGCAAGGTGAGCGCATGAATCTGATGCAGTATTTGCGGGATTCCCGCGCCGAACTCGCCAAGGTCACCTGGCCGACCCGCCAGGGAGTCATCGAGGGCACGCAGGCCGTGCTGATCTTTGTGGTGGCGCTGACCCTGATTGTGTTCGCGATGGACTCCCTGTTCGGCTTCCTCGT encodes the following:
- the secE gene encoding preprotein translocase subunit SecE, encoding MNLMQYLRDSRAELAKVTWPTRQGVIEGTQAVLIFVVALTLIVFAMDSLFGFLVRAALP
- the rpmG gene encoding 50S ribosomal protein L33; its protein translation is MAKDGPRIIVKMESTAGTGFYYTTTKNRRNTQAKMELRKYDPVAKKHVVFKEKKV